The DNA segment tgttattactcccattttacagataaagaaacagaggcacagagaggctaagttaCTCTCCCAGCAATCTGTGGCAGTCTGCCACTCCACTCTGCTCTCTGGTTTGTCTCTGCTGACCCTGGATCATGGGTCATCCATCTGGGGAAACCACTGCTGGACTTTGAGCAGCAGGTCAGGGGGCCCAAGAGCCCTGTATGTCGGACCTCATGTGGGCCCTGGCCTCAGCCCAAGGCGGCTGGCTGGACCAGACAGAAAGCAGGTGGGCGGGGCACTGGGCCACGTTGTCACCCTGTAGGCTGCCCAGAGCCCTGGCTGTGCAGTGAGTTGGGAAGAGACCTCACTCAGTGACTGGAGCGGGTGCCCACACTGGGGAGGCCTGAGAGAAGGTTGCTGGAAATGCTGGATTCAGTCTACAGCTGGGATTCCCAGCATTCTGGGATGTTGGACAGGGAAACAGTGGTGAAGGGCATGGGCATTTGGAATTCCAGCTCATTTCCTTCTCACTTCGAGGTCCTGTGACCTCGAGGTTAtatagcctctctgggcctcagtttcctcacctgtagaagGGGGAGGTAGAAATATCACCTACTGTACAGGGTGTTGATGGTTAAATTTGATAATGAATGTAACACGCCTCACAAGGTGCATGGCATCTAGAAAAGGCTCAACAGTGCTAGCGCTTACTAGCCATCTCCACAGGGCTCCTGAAGGCCAGACACTGCACCTGAGGCCCTAGCCTCCAagtcctggggagggggagggacaccAAGGAAACAGAGACATGGGCCTGGCCTGGCAAAGGGAGGAGCAGGTTTGTACTGGTACTTCACCTACTGTGCACACGGAGACTTCACGGGCCGAGGACTGACTGGGTAAGGGGATGAGAttgaggagggcttcctggaggaagtggcctGGGGCCTTTTCAGGGGAAGGAGCAAGTTTTGCAGGCAGGACAAAGGAATGGGGTGCCGGCTGGGTTCAGCGATGCAGTTTCAAGGGGGTGTTGAGGGGTGATGCCAGGGTCCCTTAGGGGAGGGGCCTGCCTTGAGTTCTCTTGCTGGGAACCACCtcccaggcccctgcattggagCCCAGAGTCAGAGGACCAAGGGATGGGTTGGACCCGCGGTTTCTAAACGTGGCTGACATCAGCAATCACCAGGGTAATGTAGGACAAATCCAGACTCCTGGGTTCGTCTCAGATCTCTGGTCCTGGGGCCCAAGAATGTGGATTTCACAACCTCCCTTGTGATGCTGATATGCAGGCAGGTTTGGGGCCCTCTGCGCTGGGTGATTTTGTGGGGTCCTTGGCTAGGAGAGTGGGCGTTGTGTTGCCCAAGGAACCCAGGATTTGTTAAGGCGCCATTGCGAGCACCTGGCAGGAAAACTGAGTGGAGacaggctgggaaggaggaagggggcacGTGAGGAGGGTCCAGCATGGCCTGAGCTGGACAGTCTCATTAGACAGATGGAGATGGACGCCTGGCCACGTCCCAGGCCTGAGCGGTGCGTGCAGAGGTGAAGAGAGGGGATTCTGGGTCCAGGCATCTGTGTCCAAATCATGGTGCTGCCACTTCATGGCTCCCTTGGGCAGGTTACCGTGTCTGAGTCTTGGGTTCCTCACTTCCCCTCCccgacttcctgacttcaggagCCCTGGTCCAATGGAGAATCCAGAATATCACATAGATACACACGCTGGCTTTTTCCATCCATGAAATGTGACACTCTTCCTGTCCCCAGCAGCCCCTGTTGTCGACAAGAGGGCCTCAGAGCTGGGGCTCTGGCTCTCCTTGCCTGAGGGCAGACTTAACCATCCTGGCAGGAGTTGGGGGGAGCCCTTCCCCAAGTGTGAGCAGCACCCCTCTTTCCTGGACCCCAGGGTCAGATGGTGAGGCCTCCCCTCTCCACATCTGCCTGGTGAATTCACCCACTTCTGCCCCAGGTCTCTGGACCCACCCGCAGCAGATTCTTGGCAATCCTGGCTGGGCCACCTGGCACCAACCCCTTGCTCTGGGACCAGCAGCTTGCCCCTCGGCTCAGCCAGCTCTGTCAGGCTGGACTCCTTTGTTCTTTTAGCCCAGGCTCCTCCTGACTTTCTGGGGAGGTCGAGGTGGGAGGGCCTTACCTGCCTGTGTTGGCCTGGCCACTTGGTGAGTCTGTTCACCCAGAAAAGTGTTAAGACCTGGACCCCAGGGAAGTAAGGCTCACCCAGTGAAACAATGATGGGTGCTGCAAAGTGGGGTCCTGCCCTCTGCCCAGAGAGAGGTCAGGAGAAATCCAAGAAGGCTTCATAGAGGTGGTGGCAGGGAAGAAGTGTCGCTGGCCCTGGGACCTGGAGGAAGGTTagagaaagagcagagagagggagccctggcaggagggaggagccCAGCCAGGAGAAGGGCCCACTCAATGGAGGGAATGAGTGTGTCACCAGGCCAATTAACgggggccttgaatgccagagCAAGGCGTTGGCCTCTCAGTAATAAGCACCAATAATAGCTTAGTGTGTACCGGCATCCCAACAAGGATTTTACAGGCCTGATCTCATTGAATTAGTCCAGCAGCCCTGGGAAGTAGGTACTACtactatccctattttacaagGGGGAAACCAGCTCAGAAGGGtcaaggacttgcccaaggtcacacagttggtaagGAGCAGAGCTAGGAGCCTAACCAGGCCAGCTACagggaatgttttttttttttttttctcctgtgcagcatggcttgtgggatctcaggtccccgaccagggattgaatcagggcctcagcagtgaaagcccaaaatcctaaccactaggccaccaggggacTCCCAGAGCCTTCACTTCTCATAGAACACAGCCTCAAAGTATGATCTGGGAGGGGCTTCTTCACGGCTCCCAGAGATGGCATCTGGGAGTGTTTCCAGCAGGTTCTGTTGCAGAGGTGAAGCCACACTACAGAGCCCAGAGAGGTCCCTCGTTAAAAAGGTAGCATAGCCGCTCTGGCCAAAGGCCAGGATTTCAAGTCAGTTTCCACTGCAGTCTAGCTCTTATTGGTTCTCACAGTGTTGGGAGAATCCAAGGCCAAGTGAGGCTCAGCAAGAAAGTCTGTTGGGATCGGTTAGCAATGTCTGCCCTGAGTGCGGGCACGGAGAGCTGTGATTGTTGCCAGGCTAATGTCTGATATTGGCCAGAGAGGTCCTCCTGTTGTTCAGCATTCAGAGCGAATCCTTTCCTCTGCTCCTAAATCCAGAGAGGCCCAGTCTCATAAATGCAAGGTGCAGACACCTCTGCTCTGGGTACTTCCTGCCACATTGGTCAGTTACCAGATGAACGGAGCCCTGAAGGAGAATTGGGAGACCCAGGTtatgtcccagctctgtcattaACCAGCTGAGTGATCTTAGGTGTGTCTTTTCctacctgggccctgggcccttgTCTATAATGGGTTGACATGAAGATACAGCCTGTGGGATTTGACACATCCCCTGGGCACGGTCATCCATTCCTACTGTCACCTCTCTTCATCCCTCATTCCCTTCTCTGCCCCCAGACAACCTTTTGGTCCTCACGGTGGCCACAAAGGAGACCGAGGGGTTCCGACGCTTCAAGCGCTCAGCCCAGTTCTTCAACTACAAGATCCAGGTAAGGGGCTCCCCAGGTGGGGCAGAGATAGCCGAGGGGTGGTGGGAGAGTCCAGGAGCTGGATGTCTGCCTTTCCGAAACTGACTTGGGCCCAAAGGGAAATCTTCTGGAAAAGCAAGATGGGAAGAGCATAAGCAAAGTCTAGGAGATGCTGGAGATAGAGGGTGTGTGGAGGGTGAGACTCGAGAGGTATGTGCAAGCGCTCATGTTAGTGCATAAGACACCTGGGGACCTGTGGCTAGTTTAGAGGGTAGGGCCTGGGGGTCAGCATTTCCACAAGGCCTCCCAGGTGATTTGGGGATGCCCTGGTCTGGACATCTTACCTGTATCAACACTGCTGTAAAGGAACACAAGCTAACGCCATGTCCATCGGTGGCATGGATTTCATGTCCTGTGCGTGCAGTCTGTGGGGCTGAGCCCTGCAGGGAGAGATTCCTCCATTTCACTGAGTGTGCTGAGTGCCTCCTTGTGTCAGGTGCCGTGGTTGGCACTGGGGACAGAATGATGGACGAGACAGACCAGGGCACTGCCTACACAGCTTGCAGTCTCGTGGCTTTAAGCCAGAAAGAAAGTGTATTAGtttatggcttccctggtggcacagtggctaagaattcGCCTGGCAGTGGaggagacaggggttcgagccctagtccaggaagatcccacatgccgaggagcaactaagcccgcgcgccacaacaactggagcctgcgcacctagagcccatgcttcacaacaagtgaagccactgcaatgagaagcccgcataccgcaatgaagagtagcccccgctcgccacaactagagaaaacccgtgtacaggaacaaagacccaacgcagccaaaaataaataaataaataaaataaattttaaaaaaatcatcataagAAAGTATTAGTTTACATAAATGGGGCTTGAGGCAGTGGGTTgcttcaggcatagctggatcTAGGAGTTCAAGCAGCATGGTAAGGGCCTTGTCTTTCCATCTCTAGGccctgtttgttttcatttgcagaCATGCTCTCTCTACATGGTGGCAGGATGACCACCAGCCATAGACCCACATGCCCCAGCTTCACAACCTCAGCAGAACAAGACAacctttccttactttttaaaaaaaaattaatgaatgaattaattaattaattaattttttttttttggctgtgttgggtcttcgtttctgtgcgagggctttcttgGCAGGATGACCACCAGCCATAGACCCACATGCCCCAGCATCACAACCTCAGCAGAACAAGACAacctttccttactttttaaaaaataattaattaattaattaattaattaatttttttttttggctgtgttgggtcttcgtttctgtgcgagggctttctctagttgcggtgagcgggggccactcttcattgcggtgcgcgggcctctcactgtcgcggcctcccttgctgcagagcacaggctccagacgcgcaggctcagtagttgtgacacacaggcttagttgctctgtggcatgtggaatcttcccagaccagggctcgaacccgtgtcccctgcattggcaggcagattctcaaccactgcaccaccagggaagcccaacctttcCTTACTTTTAACAGAACAGTCCCAGGGAAGACTCTGATAGGCCCTACTTGGGTTACATGCTCAAACTCATGGCTCTGGGAGAGATGGGAGACTCTGATTGGCCAGCCATGGTCACATGACCACACCAGGAGCCTGCTCAGCCACACATATGTCTTAGAATGGTttcccagggggaggggaggaggtgctgGACACAGACAGAAGCAAAGATGTGCATTGCCCAGGTGGGGTTGGAAAGTGAGCTGGCCAGATTTTTCTTTACCAAAAGCTCATGTTAAGGGGCCTTTCTCTGCAggcgctggggctgggggaggactGGCATGGGGAGAAGGAGATGTCGGCAGGGGGAGGGCTGAAGGTTCGACTACTGAAGAAAGCCCTGGAGAAGCACGCAGACAAGGAGAACCTGGTCATTCTCTTCACAGACAGGTAGGCAGCTGAGAGGTAGAAGAATATTCTAGAAGGAGGTCCTGCCAGGACATCAGGGATGAGGGGGGTTACTCTAGCTAAGGTTGCCTGAAGTTTTAAGGGGTCTGTGAACCCCAGAAAAGACCCATGTCCACTCTTGGCGAATAGATGGGTGGGGGGACCTGCCCAGGTACGGTGAGCTATGCTCTGAGTGTGAGATGGGCAGAGATTATGGGGACCACGTCTCTGCCCAGGAAGGGGATGGAAACGTGGTGGGCAGGGGCAAAGGCAACAGGGCAGATCCATTTCCCAGATGTGGCCTGGGGCTGgcgtgggaggagggggagagccTTGATCCCTGGTCTCCTCCTGCCTGTACCCTCCTgagcccctgcctccctctcccccgccccttctcctccctgttcacctctgccctgccctgtcTTCTCCCGGCTCTGGCCACAGCTACGACGTAGTGTTTGCCTCGGGGCCCCGAGAGCTCCTGAAGAAGTTCCGGCAGGCCAGGAGCCAGGTGGTCTTCTCTGCCGAGGAGCTCATCTACCCAGACCGCAGGCTGGAGGCCAAGTACCCGGTGGTATCTGACGGCAAGAGGTTCCTGGGCTCTGGAGGTGAGGGGCCCGGGTGCGGAGTGTGTGGCAGGCTGGGCAGGCTCCAGAGGGGTCCGTCTGCTGCCTGGGTGCGGATCCCCACTGGCTTGACATCCTATGCGGATGGCTCACGGGTCCTGAACGCAGAATGTCCTCGGTAGAACTCCTGATTTTTTAACCCTTAAATCAGCTTCTCTGCAATCTTCCTTGTCTCATTCAATAGCTCCCCATCTGCACAGGGCAAAACAGGGAGTCACCCCTGATTCTGCCCTTGCCTTCCCGCCTTAGTCCACCTTAGTCCATCAGCAGGTCACACCACTTCCAATTCAAAAGATCTCTGGAATCTGCCCTCTCATGTCCACGCTCCTTGCCGTTGCCTCACGGGGCCCCTGGCATAGGCAGTAGTCTCCTAACTGCTCTGCCAGCCTCCACCCTCGCCCCTTCCAGTCCattctccacccagcagccagatGCGAGTCTACACACATCACTCAGTGACTTCCTACTGCACGGAcaataaaatccatattttattcTGGATTCCTCTGTCCAGCCATGGAAGGAGGATCCGCCCCCAGGGACCACATTTCCCCAAGAAATTTCTTCCCACATTGGCCAAGAGAGTTAGCACAGTCCAGATGGCCTGGCCCTGGCCCAGGGGTAGAGGTGTCCCCTAGGGCAGGGCCCTCCCTGGCTGCccaccttctcctttttctcttcccttctcaccAGTCTGCACTGTAGCCTGGGGGCTGTGTGGGCCTTATCCTCTAAGCCCTCCTGTACCGCGTGACCTTGGCTCAGCCTCTGCCCTTCTCTGGGTCAAGTTTCTCAGATAACTGTAGAAAAGGGGCTCCAAGCCTATGCCCCAccagccctgctctcctgggCTTCTGGTGTAATTCATTTATTCGCCACCTGTGTGGTGCCCAGGACCTGAGCTGTTGCAGCTTAAGGGACAgcactgatttttctctctgggcTCAGTGGGAACTTGTCACCAAGTGGCATTAACTGGCAGGCTGTTTCCAACCTGTAGACATGACCTCTTCTCAATCCAGGAGGGCTTCTGAGAGGAGGCAGGGCTTATGGGTAAGGAAGTGGGAGGTGGATgagaggggaagctgggaagaggcCGGCCCCTGGCTTAGAGGCCGGAAGCTaagtgtctgtctctgtgtgtcccccacccccaggcttcaTCGGTTATGCCCCCAACCTCAGCAAACTGGTGGCCGAGTGGGAGGGTCAGGACAGTGACAGTGACCAGCTCTTTTACACCAAGATCTTCTTGGACCCGGAGAAGAGGGTAAGAGGCAGAGGGTGGGACTGTGGGATCTTGACGCTGGATTCCCCCAGACCAGGCTGCACTGGGagcagcccctggcccccaggccTGACCCCCTGGGTTGGGCATTGATGCGCCATTTATCTATTCTTcgattcactcatttattcagtaggtatttattgagtgcctgtggTGTGTGAGACACTGTCAGGTGTAGGGCAGGGATATGGCAATGAACAAGACAGTTGGGGTCTCTGCCCTCGTGGACCTTCAAGCTGGGGGCACAAGGAAATTACAGCCTCATGTCAGGTGGTGAGGATGGTCATGAAAGGAACTGACAGGCtgagctgcccctgccccccccTACCTGGAGGGTTTCTAGGGGGCTGGTGTGATCTTGGCTGGACCTGGGCCCCAGAAGCTAGGCCTCTCAGCCTGTCTCAAGGCAGGGAtcattggggaattccctggcggtccagtggttaggactctgcgctttcattgccgagggtgcgggttcagtccctggttggggagctaagatctctcAAGCCACGTGgctaggccaaaaaaaaaaaaaagcagagatcaTTGAGGGGAATGGAGGCTGTAGAACTGGGCCGGTGTAGCCCCAAAGCCAGCCAGTGTCCTCTGGGCAGGCAGGAAATGTAGGGAGCCCTTGAGGGGGGTCAGTATTCCTGGATTCTTCCCTGCTtaccccccccaacccctgttTATTCTGTGCTGCATGACGTAGGGTaactcactttccctctctgggcctcgatTTTTGTTATCcatgaaataatgaaatgaagCAATTGGACTTGTGCAGTGGAAACTATGAACCTGATCTTTAGTTAGCTcagtccttcctcctccttcccctttgcctCCACTGACATTGCTAGCAGAAGCCCATGGTCTAAAACAAAACAGTGGAGCTGTTCTCTGTGGGATGAAGGCTGAGCCTAGAGTGTCAATTGGCCTGGCCTAGGGCTCCATGAGACACAGTCGGATCTCGAAGAGGCAGCATTATGCAGTGAACGTGGACCTCAGGGCCAG comes from the Physeter macrocephalus isolate SW-GA unplaced genomic scaffold, ASM283717v5 random_1613, whole genome shotgun sequence genome and includes:
- the LOC114485270 gene encoding procollagen-lysine,2-oxoglutarate 5-dioxygenase 1-like encodes the protein MRLQLLLAPLGWLLLVETKGDAKPEDNLLVLTVATKETEGFRRFKRSAQFFNYKIQALGLGEDWHGEKEMSAGGGLKVRLLKKALEKHADKENLVILFTDSYDVVFASGPRELLKKFRQARSQVVFSAEELIYPDRRLEAKYPVVSDGKRFLGSGGFIGYAPNLSKLVAEWEGQDSDSDQLFYTKIFLDPEKR